A window of the Tiliqua scincoides isolate rTilSci1 chromosome 5, rTilSci1.hap2, whole genome shotgun sequence genome harbors these coding sequences:
- the LOC136653895 gene encoding olfactory receptor 4Q3-like translates to MYFFLANLSIIYMSLGSVAAPKLVTNLLKSGSVISYGGCMAQLFGLHLFGGAEMFVLTLMAYDRYVAICQPLRYTAIMDRQRCFSLLIFCWTGAFIHSTVQMVVIAKLPFCGPNELDNFFCDIPQVIQLACAEIYVVEKLKLVSGGLITLPNCLTLLVSYVIILASFCGHFGKGGRKALSTCSSHLMVVGLLYGPVAFVYLKPFSDSQVDKMASVFYMVVIPALNPLIYTLSNQEMKGAMRKLNDKCQLLLLPYRE, encoded by the coding sequence atgtatttcttccttgccaatctgtCCATTATTTACATGTCTCTGGGTTCAGTGGCTGCCCCAAAGTTAGTGACCAACCTCTTGAAAAGTGGTTCTGTCATCTCCTATGGTGGTTGTATGGCCCAGCTGTTTGGTCTTCACCTCTTTGGGGGTGCAGAGATGTTTGTCCTCACTCTCATGGCCTACGACCGTTACGTGGCCATTTGCCAGCCACTGAGATATACAGCCATCATGGACCGGCAACGCTGCTTCAGTCTACTGATATTTTGCTGGACAGGAGCCTTCATTCATTCCACTGTCCAGATGGTGGTCATAGCCAAGCTACCATTCTGTGGACCGAATGAGctggacaatttcttctgtgacatcccacAGGTAATCCAGCTGGCCTGTGCAGAAATCTATGTGGTTGAGAAACTCAAGCTGGTCAGTGGTGGCCTGATAACTCTACCTAACTGCCTGACCTTGCTGGTTTCATATGTCATCATCCTGGCCTCCTTCTGTGGCCACtttgggaagggtggtaggaAGGCTCTGTCTACCTGTAGCTCCCACCTGATGGTAGTTGGCCTCCTTTACGGGCCTGTTGCTTTTGTGTATCTTAAGCCTTTCTCCGACTCtcaggtggacaaaatggcttctgtgttctACATGGTAGTCATCCCTGCCCTCAACCCCCTGATCTATACTCTGAGCAACCAAGAGATGAAGGGAGCCATGAGAAAGTTGAATGACAAATGTCAGCTCCTCCTACTGCCTTATAGGGAGTAA